The genomic region CCGGGCCGTGCAGCCCGTGCCGGCACGCCACGTCGGCGGCCAGGCTGCTGGGCACCAGCGCCTGGTACAGGTACGGGCCGCCGAGCGCCGCGTCGACCAGCCACCGCCGGCCGTTGTCGCTGACCCGCACGTACTCCTGTTCCAGTGCCATCGTGCCGCCCACGGCGGTGCCGAGCACCACCCCGGCGCGGTCCCGCTCGGCGTCGCCGAGCACCAGGCCGGCGTCGGCAATCGCCTCGGTGGAGCAGGCGAGCGCGAACTGCACGTACCGGTCGGCGCGGCGGCGCTCGGCGTCGGTGAGCCCGGCGGCGATCGGGTCGAAGTCGCACTCGGCGGCGATCTGCGAGCGGAACGGCGACGGGTCGAAGAAGCTGATCCGTCGGGTGGCAGTTCGTCCCTCGGTGATGGTCTTCCAGAAGCGGTCCCGGCTGGCCCCGCCAGGCGCGACCACCCCGATGCCTGTCACCACCGTGCGTCGCCCGGTCATCGCGCCACCTCCGTTCGCGACTGCGGGGCTCGCAGACCCGGCTCACTCCTCGCGCTCACGACCCACCCCGTTGCTCGACAAGCTCCGTGTCGACGTGTCCCAGCTCCGGGCGCGGGGCCAGCGGACCCAGGTGGAAGACCACCTCGGCCGGCTCGGTTCCGGTGTTGCGCAGCCGGTGCCGCACGTTGACCGGTACGAACAGCGCCTCGCCTGCGGACAGCGCCTGCGGCTGGTCGTCCAGGTCGACGGTTATCGCTCCGCGCGTCAGGTACAGAAACTCCTCGCTGTACGGGTGGTAGTGCTCGGCGATCCGCTCGCCCGGCGCGAGGGTGGCCACCCCGAGGAAGCCGGAGGTGCTGCCGACGGTGCGGGGCCCGAGCAGCACCCGCAACTCGCCGCCGCGCCTCCGGTCGGCAGGTACGTCCGCCGCGGCGATCGGCCGGGTGCCCAGGTCACTCATCGCCGGCCCCCGTCGACGCATCGCCGGCCACAGCGCGGTCCTGCGCATCGCCGGCCACAGCGCGGTCCTGCGCATCGCCGGCCACAGCGCGGTCCTGCGCGCCGGCATCCAGGCGGTCCTGCTCCTCGCGCTGCCGGGCGATCCGCTCCACCCGGTCCTTGATCACCGCGAGTTGGATGACGCTGTTGGTGTTGATCCGCTCGGTCATCGCGGCGTTGTCGACAGGCGCGGTCGGCTTCATCGCGAAGTCCTGCGTCCAGGCCATCCGGGTGCCGTCGGCCTCCTCGGCGTAGCGCCAGTGGATCCGCATGTACTCGAACGGCCCGGTCTCCACGCGGTGCGCCCGCACCTGCCGGCTGACCGGGTCGGCGGTGCGTTCACTGACCCAGCTCCACGCCACGCCGTTCTCGTCGGGGTACATGGTGAGCCGGAACCGCACGGTGTGCCCGTCGCGGTGCAGGATCTCCACCACGGCGTACTCGGTGAACAGCTCGGTCCAGTTCGTCACGTCGTTGGTGACGTCCCAGACCAGCGCGAGCGGTGCGTCGATGACCACGGAGTTCTCGGTGTGCCCGGGCGGGTCGGTGCGGCGGGCGACCAGGTCGGCCACCGCCGGGATGCTCAGCTGCCCGGCCTGCTCGGGGATGCTCACCTGCCACCGGTCGGCGACGACGGCGGAGAGTTCGAGCAGGGCGAGCGAGTCCATGCCCAGCTCCTCGAGCGACGCGGCGGGCGCTCGCGCCGCGGCGTCGGCGTCCAGCCCGCAGTGTGCCACCAGGATGTCAGTGATCTCGGCGGTCATCGGGCGACCATGGGTGACGGTCATCGGGTCCTCCGGTTGGATACGTCGGGCTCCGCGGCGGGCGCGGCGCGGGGTGTGGGGGTGGTCGTCGACCGCTGCGCGGGCGTCGGCGACGGCAGTGGCGACGGCGCCGTCGACGGCAGTGGCGACGGCGGGGCGAGCAGGCGGTCGACCAGACCGGTCGTGTAGCGGCCCTTGCGGAACGCCGCGTCGTCGAGTACCCGCCGGACGAACGGGATCGTGGTGTGCACACCCGGCCCGGCGATGTCGAACTCCTCCAGGGCACGCTCCAGCCGGTTGAGCGCCAACTCCCGGTCCGGCGCCCAGACGATCACCTTGGCCAGCAGGGAGTCGTACCAGGGGCCGACCAGGTAGCCGGCGCTGGCGTGGGTGTCCACGCGGGTGAACGGGCCGCCGGGCGGGGTGAACCGCTCCAGGCGGCCGGGCGTGGGCGCGAAGTCACGCTCCGGGTCCTCGGTGTTGACGCGGCACTCCACGGCGACGCCGTGCAGCCGGATCTCCTCCTGCCGCCACCGCAGCGGCACTCCGGCCGCGATGTGCAGTTGCTCGTGCACCAGGTCGATTCCGGTGACCATCTCGGTGACGGGGTGTTCCACCTGGATCCGACAGTTGATCTCCAGGAAGTGGAAGCGTTCCTCGGCGTCCACAAGGAACTCAAGCGTGCCCGCGCCGACGAAGCCGACCTCCAGAGCACCCCGTAGGGCGGTCTCGGCGATGCCGTCGAGCGTGGCGGCGGACAGCGCGGGAGCGGGCGCCTCCTCGACGAGTTTCTGGTGCCGGCGCTGCACCGAGCAGTCCCGGGTGCCCAGATGCACGCCGTTGCCGTGGGAGTCGCAGAGCACCTGCACCTCGACGTGCCGGGCCTCGGTGAGGTACCGCTCGACGTACACCCGGTCGTCGCCGAAGGCGGCCTGCGCGGCGGCCCGCGTCCGCGCGTACGCCCGGGCCAGCTCGGCCGGGTGGCGCACCACAGTCATCCCCCGGCCACCGCCCCCGGCGGCGGCCTTCACGATCACCGGGTAGCCGACGGCGTCGGCGACCTCGGCCGCCGCGGCGGCGGTCGCCACAGGCGCGACGCTGCCCGCCGGCAACGGCAGCCCGGCCCGGCTCATCAGGGCCCGCGCCGAGGACTTGTCCGCCAGCGCCGCCATCACCGCCGGTGGCGGGCCGATGAACGTCAGTCCGTTGTCGGCGCAGATCTCGGCGAAATCGGCGTCCTCGGAGAGGAACCCGTACCCGGGATGCACGGCCTGCGCGCCCACCTGCCGGGCCGCCTCCACGATCGCGGCGGCGTTGAGGTAGCTGCGCCGGCTCGACGCCGGCCCGATCCGGACGGCCTGGTCGGCGAGGCGCACGGCCGCGGAGTCCGCGTCCGCGGCGGAGTAGACCACCGCCGTCCGCACGCCAAGCTCCTTGCAGGCCCGCAGCACGCGCAGCGCGATCTCACCCCGGTTGGCGATCAGCACGGTCTCGAACATTGCTCACCCATCCCCGCCGTCAGGCCGGATCCAGCTCGACCAGTGGCTGGTCGTACTCCACCGGCTGGCCGTCCCCGACGAGGATCGCGACCACCCGCCCGGCCCGGTCGGCGGTCACCTCGTTCATCAGCTTCATCGCCTCGACGATCGCGACCGGCTGGCCGGGGCGGACCAGGTCGCCCACCGCGACGAACGGCCCGGCGCCGGGCTCCGGAGCGCGGTAGAACGTGCCGACGATGGGTGCCCGGACCGTGGCGCGTCCGGGGACCGGCGGCCGGATCAGCGCGATGGGCGGGCCGGGCACGGCCGCGCCGGCCGGCGGGGTGGCACCGGCCGGCGGCGGGGTCGGCGGTACGGGTGACCGCCCGGCCGCCTCGTCCGGATGCCACTGGACCTCCAGCACGGTCGTCCCGCTGCAGAGCCGGATCCGGCGCACCGGCCCGGGGAGTTCGGCGAGCAGGTGCCGCGCCTGCCGACGCAGTCCGACGAGCACCTCCTCGCCGTCGGCGTCGGTCTCCCCGTGCCCGTCCGCCGGGTGGCGCCCGTCCGGGCGGACGTCGTCTCGACCGTCGGCCGCCACGGCGGTCTGCGCCGCAGGTCGGCCGTCACCGTCGAGCCGGGCGTCACCGTCGGGTCGGCCGTTCTGGCCGTCCATGGTGGACACGGTGGGGGCGGCGGTCATCGGGCGCCCGCCCGGACGCCGGCGCGGGTGGCGCCGAACCGGCGGAACCGCTGCCGGCGCAGGCGCACAAGCATCGCGGGCGGCACGTCCAGCAGCGGCAGCAGGTTCGCCAGCAACGCGGCGCGCAGCCGTCGGGCGGTCTCCGCGGGGTCTTCGTGCGCGGCCGTCGCCGGTTCGGGGACGATCTCGTCGACGACGCCGAGGCGACACAGGTCGGGTGCGGTCAGCCTCAGCGCGCGGGCGGCCTGCGGCGCGGCGGAGCGGTCCGGCCAGAGGATGGCGGCGCAGCCCTCCGGGCTGATCACCGAATAGACGGCGTGTTGGAGCATCAGCACCCGGTCGGCGACGGCGAGGGCCAGCGCGCCACCACTGCCGCCCTCACCGGTGATCACCGCGAGGACGGGGGTGGGCAGCACGGTGAGGGTGAGGATGTTCTCGGCGATGGCGGCCGCCTGGCCCTGCTCCTCGGCGCTGACACCCGGGTCGGCGCCGGGGGTGTCGACGAGGGTGACCACCGGCAGGCCGAGGCGGGCGGCGAGACGCATCAGTCGCAGCGCCTTGCGGTGCCCGGCGGGACTGGCCATCCCGAAGTTGCGGGCGACCAGGTCGGCTGTGGTGTGCCCCTTCTGGTG from Micromonospora lupini harbors:
- a CDS encoding cupin domain-containing protein; this encodes MSDLGTRPIAAADVPADRRRGGELRVLLGPRTVGSTSGFLGVATLAPGERIAEHYHPYSEEFLYLTRGAITVDLDDQPQALSAGEALFVPVNVRHRLRNTGTEPAEVVFHLGPLAPRPELGHVDTELVEQRGGS
- a CDS encoding acetyl-CoA carboxylase biotin carboxylase subunit, translated to MFETVLIANRGEIALRVLRACKELGVRTAVVYSAADADSAAVRLADQAVRIGPASSRRSYLNAAAIVEAARQVGAQAVHPGYGFLSEDADFAEICADNGLTFIGPPPAVMAALADKSSARALMSRAGLPLPAGSVAPVATAAAAAEVADAVGYPVIVKAAAGGGGRGMTVVRHPAELARAYARTRAAAQAAFGDDRVYVERYLTEARHVEVQVLCDSHGNGVHLGTRDCSVQRRHQKLVEEAPAPALSAATLDGIAETALRGALEVGFVGAGTLEFLVDAEERFHFLEINCRIQVEHPVTEMVTGIDLVHEQLHIAAGVPLRWRQEEIRLHGVAVECRVNTEDPERDFAPTPGRLERFTPPGGPFTRVDTHASAGYLVGPWYDSLLAKVIVWAPDRELALNRLERALEEFDIAGPGVHTTIPFVRRVLDDAAFRKGRYTTGLVDRLLAPPSPLPSTAPSPLPSPTPAQRSTTTPTPRAAPAAEPDVSNRRTR
- a CDS encoding acetyl-CoA carboxylase biotin carboxyl carrier protein, yielding MDGQNGRPDGDARLDGDGRPAAQTAVAADGRDDVRPDGRHPADGHGETDADGEEVLVGLRRQARHLLAELPGPVRRIRLCSGTTVLEVQWHPDEAAGRSPVPPTPPPAGATPPAGAAVPGPPIALIRPPVPGRATVRAPIVGTFYRAPEPGAGPFVAVGDLVRPGQPVAIVEAMKLMNEVTADRAGRVVAILVGDGQPVEYDQPLVELDPA